The nucleotide sequence CCACCTCATCTGGGTTTATATTTGGTTCCCCATTGTAGTGCCCTATCATTACATGATCAAATTCATGTTCCGTAAGACCGTTATCAAAGGGAGCCTTATAAATAAAGGAAAACAACTCCTTCAGTTCGGTCTCAAATCCCATTTCTTCTTTCAATCTTCTTTTCCCTGCCTGAATATTGGATTCCCCCTCCCTCTGATGACTACAACAGGTATTTGTCCACAAAAGGGGGGAATGATACTTATGACCTGCTCTTTGCTGAATCATTGTTTCTCCCTTATCATTCATTATAAAAACAGAAAATGCCCTATGAAGCAAAGCCTTTTCATGGGCTTCCATTTTGGGCATCAGACCAATTTGAACATCAGATTCATTAACAAGAATAACGTTTTCCTCTTCCATTTTGTAAAAATAAAACCTTTCCCTAAAAATAAGGGTTAAGTGCGTCATAAAAATTAAATACTTTCGGAAGGTTTTCCTTCATTCCCATTAAAAAAAATTGACCAAATGGGCCAAGGAAAAAAATACTCATCACAACATTGAATAGCCTTCCAGGAAGCCAACCCAACGATAGGGGAGTAAAATGGATGGGCTATCTATGTTACCCAAGGCCATTTTCGAGTAAAATTGTAGAAAAAAATTCTTTTAATAGAATCCCCACTGGATTTTTAGAAAAAT is from Arenibacter algicola and encodes:
- the idi gene encoding isopentenyl-diphosphate Delta-isomerase produces the protein MEEENVILVNESDVQIGLMPKMEAHEKALLHRAFSVFIMNDKGETMIQQRAGHKYHSPLLWTNTCCSHQREGESNIQAGKRRLKEEMGFETELKELFSFIYKAPFDNGLTEHEFDHVMIGHYNGEPNINPDEVASWKWMKPVEIRQDMLTYPEKYTAWFKIIFDRFYNHISQYNTAI